In Phocoena phocoena chromosome 11, mPhoPho1.1, whole genome shotgun sequence, one DNA window encodes the following:
- the TXN2 gene encoding thioredoxin, mitochondrial, with product MAQRLLLRRFLASIICKEPSQSRWAPRASRALQTPQRSPNNLTVTPSQARSIYTTRVCTTTFNIQDGPDFQDRVVNSETPVVVDFHAQWCGPCKILGPRLEKVVAKQHGKVVMAKVDIDDHTDLAIEYEVSAVPTVLAIKNGDVVDKFVGIKDEDQLEAFLKKLIG from the exons ATGGCTCAGCGGCTTCTCCTGAGGAGGTTCCTGGCCTCCATAATCTGCAAGGAGCCCTCTCAGAGTCGGTGGGCGCCCCGTGCGTCCAGGGCCCTGCAGACCCCACAGCGCAGTCCCAATAACCTGACAGTAACACCCAGCCAAGCCCGGTCAATATACACCACCAGAGTCTGTACAACGACCTTTAACATCCAGGATGGACCAGACTTTCAAGACCGAGTTGTCAACAGTGAGACACCAGTGGTTGTGGATTTCCATGCGCA GTGGTGTGGTCCCTGCAAGATCCTGGGGCCAAGGTTAGAGAAGGTGGTGGCCAAGCAGCATGGAAAGGTGGTGATGGCCAAGGTGGATATTGACGACCACACAGACCTCGCCATAGAGTATGAG GTGTCAGCTGTGCCCACTGTGCTGGCCATCAAGAATGGAGACGTGGTGGACAAGTTTGTGGGCATCAAGGATGAGGACCAGCTGGAGGCCTTCCTGAAGAAGCTGATTGGCTGA